agtccaaatgtgatgcaactccacggagaattattttggaatatttgtgatttttgggagttggaatcactgcAAATGGAGGCCCACACGGACCACGATATAGCAGGGCGCACCCCAGGCCCCTgacgcgtggtggtgggttgtgctcacctcgtacgtcggttggagctATACTTCGGACGCAAGGTAGCTTATATcaggaaaaaatcatgtaaaaagatcagcgcaatcagagttacggatctccgagaatataagaaacggttttcggacaGATCTGGGGagtgcgaaacagaagagaacagagagggagatccaatctcggagggactccctcccctcctccaccatggagaccatggaccagagggggaactctcctcccatctagggggaggccaagtaaTAAGAAGGAGGGAGGCTCtccccccctcgcttctggtggcgccggagtgccgccggggcaatgatcgggacgacaatctacatcaacaatcttgctaccgtcaacaccatcaccttcccccatctatattcagcggtccactctcccacaacccgttgtaccctctacttgaacatggttctatATGCttgatattattatccaatgatgtgttgccatcctatgatggttgagtagatttttgttgtcctatggaTTAATCATGATCCTGGTGGTataattgtatattttattttggtgctgtcctacggtgccctctatTCTCGTGCAAACGCGAGggccccccgctgtagggtgtttcaatatgttcatggtttgcttattgtcagtgttgcgggggtgacaacagcctaaacgcggataaatgggttatggcgtatgggagtaaagaggacttgatacttaatgctatggttgggtttcacggcctgaatgatctttagtagttgtggatgcttgctagagttccaatcataaggcatatgatccaagtagagaaagtatgttagctcatgcctctccctcatatgaaattacaagaatgattaccgatacttgttatcgattgcctagggacaattccacaaatcctaccaccactttttcacactcgctttatttactttttgcgctTTTATTTaaacaacacctaacttttattttgccattctttattatcttgcaaacctatcctatcacatctacaaagtacttctaatttcatacttgttctaggtaaagcgaatgttaagcgtgcgtagagttgtatcggtggtcgatagaacttgagataatatttgttctgcctttagctcctcgttgggttcgacacccttatttatcgaagaaggctacaaatgatcccctatacttgtgggttatcaattaacCGTATGCCCATCATCGAACATAgaagtaaaatctgaaccgtgtttgatgtacccgccatcgcaaacgttttgcacctttttgacgattatttacatcaccatttgcgattaatgcatcgcacacagttttgtcgaagggtctctgatcgtagtgtcgcgttagcagcatcctgcagtagtgtacttagtgataaagcaaacaagcacacacatgagaatattcaccccatgctattgctccccggcaacggcgctagaaaaaggtcttgataaaccacaagtatttttttagagaaaaggcatcgGCCGAGCCCGAGAGGAGGCTCGAAcctagcccggctttgaattaacaaagccatcaaccggccaggattacataaAACCACATTACAATGAAAACAAAACAAAGCGGACCAGAGATACATAGCGCTAAGAGGAAAAGCTCAAAAGGGAACAACACAGTGTTGCCAACGACCATCGCAATGTCAAACAAGCAACCAAACTAAGGCTACATGAGGAAGGCAACTCCGGACATGTAATGTGCCGTTGACTGCAATCGCACGGGCAGACAAGAACAACACCAGATCTATCTCTGCCGCCGCAAAGGGCCCCAACCCTTGACGGAAGCCGCACCGGCAGCCGGCAGAGCGGTTCCACATGAACCCAGACCAGGGCGCCCAGCCACCGTGGGGGGACAGCAGAGACATACCCACACGCACCGGAGGCCGACCACAGAGCACCGTCGCCGGAAGCCGCAAGACAAGACGCCGGCCGCGAGTCGTCGAACGAAGGCGAAGATCCACGGAGAAGGCCAAAAAGGGGCACAGCCAAGCGGTGGTCAGGGATTGGAACTCCGCGCCCGAGACCACGGCGGCAGCCACTGAGAAGAACAGGCCGCCTTGCACCGTCACCGCACCACCTACAACTCCACAACACACAAGCAATCCCCGgaagacgccttcaagaaggagcacGACACCGGATGCCGCCGCCGTCCAAGCAAGGGGAGGGCAGGTCTTCACCTATGCTTGAGGAAGGATGGGGAGGGAAGTACCACACCAAAGCCTCCAGGAAGGACTGCGGCGCCGAAAGACATCGCCTTTGGTGAGGCCGCCGCGCCGGCCAAGGGTTTCCCCGGAAACACGCCCAACCACCAGATCCGTCCGTCCAGATCCCCAAGACGGCGACCGAAGCCACCAGGGGCTGGAGCAAGAGCAGATCGGAGTAGCGCGAGGTCGAGGATGGAGCTTCTCCAGGAAGCACATGGCGACCCACGCGGGGGCGCAGCAACGCCAGCGcccgctgcccccccccccaccgccTGCACGACCAGGGAGGCAGCCCATCAGCACCCGCCGGCGCAGCCCGCCGCTCCAGATGCCGGGGCCCTCCGTGGAGGCGGAGCCGCCAGATCCCCGTCGCCACCTTCATAGGCGTCGTGCGGCCGCGCCGGCAAACACctcaggcggcggcggagggagggaagagggagggggaggcgcggaggggatctagggttcgcccccgagtcgcctcaggggaggcgacgcgaggggaggggttgtcataacccacaagtatagggggtcgtttgtagccttcttcgataaataagagtgtcgaacccaacgaggagctaaaggtagaacaaatattccctcaagttctatcgaccaccgatacaactctacgcacacttgaggtttgctttacctaaaacaagtatgaaactattttgcaagaataaaactacgaataaattgcaaggtaataaaagtggatagcttttgtcaacaagaaagtcatttgtccctaggtgatTGATAACTAAATCGGTGATCattgttgcaattttatatgagggagaggcatgagctaacatactttctctacttggatcatatgcacttatgattggaactctagcaagcatccgcaactactaaagatcatgaaggtcgtgaaacccaaccatagcattaagtatcaagtcctctttattccataTGCAATGACCTTCAAACTCGAATATGTGCttatgtcactcacgccacccaccataagcaaaccatgaacgtattgcaacaccctacagcggggatccctctgtTTGCGCAACACAGAGGGCACTGTAGGACAGCACAAaaaaatatacaactcaaaccaatcatgatcatctatcaacccatatgacaaaatggatctactcaaacatcataggatagccaaatatcattcagaaataatatatggagttgagcaccatgtttaagtagagattacagtaggGAGAagggaggttacaccgctgcatagagagggagagagttggtgttgattaGATTAGTCCAATAAATTATATTAAAATGTTGACAAAAATATATGGAAGTTATataatattgacatgaaacaataaaaaattatagagacgACAGAGAAATATCACAGATTTCGGTAAGGAACCGCCGATGTGACCCAAACTCATCAGGGTCAGACATTGGCACCACAAACGTCACTCTGCAATGTGCTGCTCTCGCACTAGACAAATTCCCCTTTGTGTCACAAGCACATCACCTATCTCGTACTGAGAGGATACCTTATAACCTAGTACCAATAAATTAATCCTTCCCAGTGAGTGTATGGTCAATTCAAGGAGTGCTCCTAATCCGCGCCTTCTGCATCGGTCAAAGAGATCTGGCGCTCACACACGTACCCTCATGGGCCGACCCAAATTAGAAGTTGCGAACGCTGCTAGGAGAACTCGGTCGCTCGGTTTTTTATTGTTCTGATTCACTCGGTTTGGTCGGTTCCCATTTGACCGACAGCTGCCGACCGTTGACTTATCAGAAAAGTtcacaaaaaatatataaaaaaaggtgCATGAAATTGAAAAAAGTTAATGAAAAAAACCCACCAAAAAGTTCATTGATCTTAAAAGTTAATGATTCTAAAAAAATTCGCTAATTTGAAAAAAGTGCACAAAAACTAAGAAAAAGCTAatgtatttaaaaaaaatcatgcttttgaaaaaagttcaagtaTTTGAGTGGGAAAGGTAACAAACTTTAAAAAGGTTCATGAATTCAAAGAAAACAttcacaaaaaataaaaaaggttTATGAATTGGAGAAAAGTTAAGGAAAAACGTTCATGAATTTCAAGAAAttttcgaatttgaaaaaagttcatgtatatgaaaagggaaaagaaataaatctgaaaaagacaacagAAAAAGGAATACAAAAAAGTACAAACTAAAAAAACCCGGATAAAACAATAGAAATGAAAACATACGGCTCACAAGCTTCCAAAACCGGGCCAGAAGGAAGCTTCCCAAAAAATAAGAAGGATAACCTTTAAATGAATGAAGCGATTGAGGGGGGTGTGCTGGTTTGTGGAAGTACTAAGAATGGCACATAAAGCCCCAAATAGTATGGGCACTAATCTGCGCCGGTGCACCGGCCCATGTTTGGGCCGGTCTGTCCGGAGCCGTCCGATATGCCTGCAAACAACCGTTCGATTACAACCTAATCTTCGTCCTCGTTCACCACTCGCCCGCATAGATACAAACCGAAAAGTCAAACCAACATTGCGCGATGCCCTCGGCCTCGAAGCACAACTCACATGTTCTCTGGTCGTTGTTGCGCTCGTCGCCGGTAGCCGTCGTCGCCCTCACCGCTGATCACCGTCGTCGCTGTCGGTTGTCGTCGCCGGCTTCATGCATGCAGCAGCCTGCTCCCACGGTTGCAGCTCCCCATGGAGATGGCCGCAGCTCTGGTGCGGCGGCCGCAGCTCCGATGGCAGCCGGCCATCCTCGTCGTCGGTTGCAGAATCAAAATGGTACAACCGCGTAGCTTACAACTGAAAAAGTGGTGGTAGCAAAAATCATTGCCGATTCCAGCAAAACAAACATACGGTGGAAGCAAAAAAAGAAATGGGGCACCAGTTCCAGAAAAAAAAACTCGCACAGGGGGTGGAACCAAAAAAATAGGAGATGCCGGTTCTAGCAAAAACATGATATGGTGGAAGCAAAATCACACACCGGTTCCAGAAAAAGTCAAGACTGCGGTACCAAAAAATGGTTGTTTTCAGCAAAAACCGAAGACAGTAGTAGCAAAAAATGGGGTTGGTTGTAGCAAAAAACAAACTGGTTGCAGCACCACCGTCGGGCCGTGGTCACCACCGCCGTGGGATGACCCCCACTGGTTGTAGCAAATCCGTCGCTGGTGGTATCTTTCCTGGTGCCGGCTCCAGCAAAATCGCAGCACCGACGTCGCCGCCACAAATCACCGTCGCCTCCCTTGTAACACATCCAGTCGTCGGTTGTAGCATGGCCGATCACTGGTTGTAGCACGGCCGTGTTGCCGTGGAGCTGCGAGTACGCCATGACCGTGGCCGGAGGAGGACGAGAAGGAAAGTGGTGGACGACCATGGTGCTGGCCCAAGGAGCTCGACGGCGTCGACCCCCCGTTCATGCTACATGGAGTCCACCCCAAGGAGCTCGTCGGTGACAACCATGCCGCCCGCACAAGGAGCTCGCCAccagagaaagaagaaagaaagaggaGTTAGATCTGTGGAGCAGGGACAAGGGTGGGGGAGGGTCGGGGTCGCGTGGTTCGGGGCACGGTATCGCACCTGCGGCGATGTGCGGCGACGCCAATGGTACGGGACGGTGAGATGCGCTGGATGTGAGAAGTAGCAGCGAAGAGAAAGGGGATAAGGAAGAGAGCGGCGTGCGGTGGCCCGATGGCACGTGTTATGACGCGTGGCTGCTAGCGCGGGCTGTGGGGCGCACGATGTAAAAAGATCGTAGGGAGCCCGTGCGACCGGCTGAAGTTTCAGCCGGCGCCCCGGCTGTAAACGTTTACCAAATAATATCGACGCAATTCACGCGTGTGCAGTATAATTTCCCGAGTGGCTGCAGAAGGCGTGTACACACCAAGGCTTGAAACTCAACTTGTAGAACAACAGCCCATAAACGCAACGTTGGGGAGGGGGCTTGCTGGGAACTCCTATGGGACCTCCTATACGCCGCTTGTTGCGGCAAAGAGTTGGCACTTCGCACAGGGGgactcacctgggccggcccatttgcagtGAACGGGGTGACACGTGTTAGCGAcgtggaaaaaagaagaaaaagaagcgtgCGGGCACCTAGGGTTCGAACACGCAACCTCGTGGTGAGTTGCGCATGGCGCTAGCCACTGAAACACGAGCAACTCATAGTGTCCCATTCGCAGCAGGACACTGCAAGAAGTAGAAATTCGCGGCAAATTTAAACACCAGACAGCACAAATTCGCATAAACACAAATCTGTATGAGGGATCGAACCTAGGTCCTCTTTCTTGTGCACAGCGTCGCTGACCACAATTATTACTTTGATTACGTGCCTAAAATGGCAGCCCCGTGTATATGAACTATAAGCTACAAACGTGATTTTTTTGACAaaagtaaatattttttaaatgaaaAATTTCTAATTTCTGAACAAATTTTTAAAAAGTCCAACATTTTGTGaaatccaaacattttttgaaaaaaggaACAAATTTCGAAGGGAGAACAATTTTCttaaatgattttttttaaaaaaaacaagaACAAATTTACTAATGCAATTTTTTATTGAAATCACGAACAAATTtatcaaaatgtgaacattttatgaaatttcctGAAATGTTTCTGAATTCATGAAAACATGGCTTTTTATATTCGTGAACATATTTGGAAAGTGAAAATTCCCGAACATTTTAAAAATCTGTGAAAACAATTCAAATTCGAACATTTTTTAGATCCTCGGAACAATTTGTtattttgtgaacaaattttgaaaacatgaacat
Above is a window of Triticum dicoccoides isolate Atlit2015 ecotype Zavitan chromosome 5B, WEW_v2.0, whole genome shotgun sequence DNA encoding:
- the LOC119305891 gene encoding uncharacterized protein LOC119305891; its protein translation is MVVHHFPSRPPPATVMAYSQLHGNTAVLQPVIGHATTDDWMCYKGGDGDLWRRRRCCDFAGAGTRKDTTSDGFATTSGGHPTAVVTTARRWCCNHCKLRGCTILILQPTTRMAGCHRSCGRRTRAAAISMGSCNRGSRLLHA